The Lycium barbarum isolate Lr01 chromosome 10, ASM1917538v2, whole genome shotgun sequence genome includes a region encoding these proteins:
- the LOC132613630 gene encoding heterogeneous nuclear ribonucleoprotein 1-like, giving the protein MEMEPGKLFVGGISWDTNEDRLKEYFQAFGDVVEAVIMKDRITGRARGFGFVVFADPSVAERVVKEKHMIDGRTVEAKKAVPRDDQHITRNNGSMQGSPGPARTKKIFVGGLASSVTESDFKNYFDQFGMITDVVVMYDHNTQRPRGFGFITYDSEEAVDKVLYKTFHELNGKMVEVKRAVPKELSPSPARSPFNGQNYGLNRVNNLLNAYTQGYVNPSSLGNYGVRMEGRYSPLTAGRNGYSSFNSADFNVPTGIDSTLNPNYGGNGTFGSNYARGGFSSFYNGNSNRFNGPVGFAPGRIGSSSMLNGWNLWDNESLNYGTNTANSNDFGGSGSGVAGYGTLGGLGTIWGSSSISGQGGGNGSFGGGNITNNGETGGPGYGRNSGSNAANTSAAGAFGNLYGTVGASLYEDTAWRSTSPGLDGSASFGYGLGNADSLGYVGGYSVANRSNKGIAA; this is encoded by the exons ATGGAAATGGAGCCTGGTAAATTGTTTGTTGGTGGAATTTCTTGGGACACCAATGAAGATCGTCTGAAAGAATATTTCCAAGCTTTTGGTGATGTGGTTGAAGCCGTGATCATGAAAGATCGGATCACTGGCCGTGCTCGTGGTTTTGGTTTTGTCGTTTTTGCAGACCCTTCTGTTGCTGAAAGAGTTGTCAAGGAAAAACACATGATTGATGGTAGAACT GTAGAGGCAAAGAAGGCTGTTCCGAGAGACGATCAACACATTACCAGAAACAACGGAAGTATGCAGGGCTCTCCAGGTCCTGCTCGCACTAAAAAGATTTTTGTCGGAGGTTTGGCGTCCTCAGTCACCGAGAGTGACTTCAAGAATTACTTTGATCAATTCGGGATGATCACCGATGTTGTGGTGATGTATGATCACAACACACAAAGGCCTAGAGGCTTTGGATTCATCACCTATGACTCGGAGGAGGCAGTCGATAAAGTTCTATACAAAACATTTCATGAGCTTAACGGTAAAATGGTTGAGGTTAAGCGTGCAGTACCCAAAGAGCTATCACCTAGTCCAGCCCGAAGCCCGTTTAACGGACAGAACTATGGTTTGAACAGGGTTAACAATTTGCTCAATGCATACACTCAAGGTTACGTTAATCCAAGCTCGCTTGGAAATTATGGTGTGAGAATGGAAGGTAGATACAGTCCACTTACTGCTGGTCGGAATGGATATTCTTCCTTTAATTCTGCTGACTTCAACGTGCCAACAGGCATAGACTCCACATTGAACCCAAACTACGGTGGAAATGGAACTTTTGGTTCTAATTACGCACGTGGCGGATTCAGTTCCTTCTACAATGGGAATTCAAACAGGTTCAACGGTCCTGTCGGATTTGCCCCAGGAAGGATTGGAAGCAGTTCAATGTTGAATGGATGGAACCTGTGGGACAATGAGAGTCTTAATTATGGAACAAATACTGCTAACTCTAATGATTTTGGTGGCTCTGGAAGTGGGGTTGCGGGATATGGAACTTTGGGGGGTCTCGGAACAATTTGGGGTTCCTCTTCAATTTCGGGTCAAGGTGGAGGAAACGGATCTTTTGGCGGTGGGAACATCACTAACAACGGCGAAACAGGTGGGCCCGGGTATGGACGAAACTCGGGAAGCAATGCTGCCAATACATCTGCTGCTGGAGCTTTTGGGAACTTGTATGGTACTGTAGGTGCTTCGCTTTATGAGGACACAGCCTGGCGTTCAACATCCCCAGGACTAGATGGCTCTGCTTCCTTTGGTTATGGACTCGGGAATGCAGACTCACTCGGTTATGTTGGTGGTTATAGTGTTGCAAATAGATCAAATAAAG GAATTGCTGCCTAG
- the LOC132614202 gene encoding ras-related protein RABA5a-like — protein MAFRSEGAQTEDYLFKIVLIGDSAVGKSNLLARFARDEFYPNSKSTIGVEFQTQKLDINGKEVKAQIWDTAGQERFRAVTSAYYRGAVGALLVYDISRRQTFDNIGRWLNELQTHSDMNVVTILVGNKSDLKDAREVTTAEGKSLAEAQGLFFIETSALDSSNVAVAFQTVVKEIYNILSRKVIQSQELQKKDSGRLANGKTVVLQADENQEAEAQAKQGGCSC, from the exons ATGGCGTTTCGTTCCGAGGGAGCACAAACGGAGGATTACCTTTTCAAGATTGTTTTGATTGGTGATTCAGCTGTTGGGAAATCAAATTTGCTTGCTAGATTTGCTCGAGATGAATTCTATCCCAACTCAAAATCGACAATAGGAGTAGAGTTCCAGACCCAAAAGCTGGACATAAATGGGAAGGAGGTCAAAGCACAGATATGGGACACAGCAGGTCAAGAACGGTTTAGGGCCGTAACTTCTGCATATTACAGAGGCGCAGTTGGAGCTCTTCTGGTTTATGATATTAGTAGACGCCAAACTTTTGATAATATTGGTCGATGGCTTAACGAACTTCAGA CTCATTCTGATATGAACGTGGTTACAATACTCGTTGGCAATAAATCTGATCTGAAAGATGCGAGGGAGGTTACAACAGCAGAAGGCAAATCCTTAGCGGAGGCACAAGGTCTATTCTTTATAGAAACATCAGCTTTGGATTCTTCGAATGTAGCTGTAGCTTTTCAAACAGTTGTTAAAGAGATCTATAATATCTTGAGCCGGAAGGTCATTCAATCGCAAGAACTCCAAAAAAAGGATTCCGGGCGACTGGCAAATGGAAAAACCGTGGTTTTGCAGGCAGACGAAAACCAAGAAGCAGAGGCACAAGCGAAGCAAGGCGGATGCTCTTGTTAA
- the LOC132614602 gene encoding thymidine kinase a-like: MLTLSRMKSLISPVLSRPNTIPLSFCFHFQEPIFVCRKYGVLLSTFKNPSYVKKVNPISKVSSFRCCSTVQNHSQINVLHSDDSGSGEVHVIVGPMFAGKTTTLLKRIKTERSNGRSVAIIKSDKDTRYGLDSIVTHDGDRLPCWPLANLSSFKQRCGSEAYSKLEVIGIDEAQFFEDLFDFCTEVADQDGKIVIVAGLDGDYLRRSFGSVLDIIPIADTVTKLNARCELCGKRASFTLRKTEETRTELIAGAEVYMPVCRKHYVSGQVVKEATRSVLESQKIECSSIL; encoded by the exons ATGTTAACATTATCAAGAATGAAATCACTTATTTCCCCAGTACTTTCAAGACCCAATACCATTCCTTTATCTTTCTGTTTTCATTTTCAAGAACCCATTTTTGTGTGTAGGAAATATGGGGTGCTTCTTAGTACTTTCAAGAACCCTAGTTATGTTAAAAAAGTAAACCCCATAAGTAAAGTTTCTTCTTTTAGATGTTGTTCTACTGTTCAAAACCATAGTCAAATTAATGTCTTGCATAGTGATGATTCAGGTTCTGGTGAGGTTCATGTTATTGTGGGTCCTATGTTTGCTGGAAAAACTACTACTCTTTTGAAGAGGATAAAAACTGAAAGAAGCAATGGCAG AAGTGTAGCAATTATAAAGTCGGACAAAGATACAAGATATGGGTTGGATTCCATTGTGACTCATGATGGGGACAGATTGCCATGCTGGCCTTTAGCTAATCTATCGTCATTCAAACAGAGATGTGGTTCTGAAGCATACAGTAAG TTAGAGGTTATTGGCATTGACGAAGCTCAGTTTTTTGAGGATCTGTTTGATTTCTGTACGGAAGTTGCTGATCAGGATGGCAAGATTGTGATAGTTGCTGGATTAGATGGTGACTATCTAAG AAGGAGCTTTGGTTCAGTTCTTGACATAATACCAATTGCTGATACTGTGACCAAACTTAACGCACGATGTGAACTTTGTGGTAAACGTGCTTCTTTCACTTTGAGGAAGACAGAGGAGACGAGAACGGAGTTGATTGCAGGAGCAGAAGTATATATGCCTGTGTGCCGGAAGCACTATGTGAGTGGACAGGTGGTCAAAGAGGCTACTAGAAGCGTTCTGGAGTCTCAGAAAATTGAATGCAGCTCTATTTTGTAA